The following proteins are encoded in a genomic region of Brachionichthys hirsutus isolate HB-005 chromosome 14, CSIRO-AGI_Bhir_v1, whole genome shotgun sequence:
- the tm9sf1 gene encoding transmembrane 9 superfamily member 1, whose translation MPCGTGPRAGGRRRPMDLPCISILLLLSGWAAGYKEGDNVTLYVNKVGPYHNPQETYHYYTLPVCRPDQVHHKSLNLGEVLDGDRMAESLYHVPFNVPVVKKVLCHLTLSEKQVDQLREAIEELFYFEFVLDDIPIWGFVGYIEENGFLPHSHKVSLWTHLDFNVEYNGDAVIFANVTVKEVKPVPLEEGAGAAVGGVGVGGGSLTVTHTYSVHWFKSSLPQSRRAERLRDHSFFPKTLEIHWLSIINSLVLVVLLLGFVIIILMRVLKNDFARYNVEEDGSCDDLDQGDNGWKIIHTDVFRFPPYKSLLCAVLGVGAQFLTLATGIIVMALLGMFSMHRHGAINSAAIVLYALTSCVSGYVSCSFYTQINGQHWVWNIILTSSLFSAPLFLTWSVVNSVHWWSGSTQALPATTVLLLLGAWVLVGFPLTVIGGIVGKNRAGCFQAPCRTRNIARQIPTQPWYKHAVVHMAIGGFLPFSAISVELYYIFATVWGREYYTLYGILLCVFAILLSVGACISVALTYFLLSGEDYRWWWRSVLSTGSTGLFIFVYSVFYYRNRSSMSGLVQTTEFFGYSLLTAMVFSLMLGSVSFWASLAFIRYIYRSLKMD comes from the exons ATGCCGTGTGGAACTGGACCCCGAGCAGGAGGCCGCCGGAGGCCGATGGACCTGCCCTGCATCTCcattctgctcctgctctctggctGGGCGGCGGGCTACAAGGAGGGCGACAATGTGACTCTCTACGTCAACAAAGTGGGGCCTTATCACAACCCCCAGGAGACGTATCACTACTACACGCTGCCTGTTTGCAGGCCCGACCAG GTGCATCACAAGTCCCTGAACCTGGGAGAGGTGTTGGATGGTGACCGCATGGCAGAGTCGTTGTATCACGTCCCATTCAATGTCCCAGTGGTGAAAAAAGTTCTTTGCCATCTCACTCTTTCAGAGAAGCAG gtggaCCAGCTTCGCGAGGCCATCGAGGAATTGTTCTACTTTGAATTCGTCCTGGATGATATTCCAATCTGGGGTTTTGTGGGCTACATTGAGGAGAACGGCTTCCTGCCTCACAGCCACAAG GTGAGCTTATGGACCCATCTCGACTTCAACGTCGAGTACAACGGCGACGCCGTCATTTTCGCCAACGTCACCGTAAAAGAAGTCAAGCCCGTCCCCCTGGAGGAGGGGGCCGGCGCGGCGGTCGGCGGAGTCGGGGTGGGTGGAGGCAGCCTGACGGTCACCCACACCTACAGCGTGCACTGGTTCAAGTCCAGCCTGCCTCAGTCCCGGAGGGCCGAGCGCCTCCGGGACCATTCGTTCTTCCCCAAGACGTTGGAGATCCACTGGCTGTCCATCATTAACTCGCTGGTtctggtggtgctgctgctgggcttcgtcatcatcatcctcatgcGGGTCCTCAAGAACGATTTTGCCAG GTACAACGTGGAGGAGGACGGCAGCTGCGACGACCTGGACCAGGGAGACAACGGCTGGAAGATCATACACACCGATGTCTTCAGATTCCCCCCTTACAAGAGCCTGCTGTGTGCCGTGCTGGGGGTCGGGGCGCAGTTCCTCACGCTCGCCACAG gaaTCATCGTCATGGCGCTGCTGGGGATGTTCAGCATGCACCGCCACGGCGCCATCAACTCTGCTGCGATCGTCCTGTACGCTCTGACCAGCTGCGTGTCAGGCTACGTGTCCTGCAGCTTCTACACGCAGATCAACGGGCAGCACTGGGTGTGGAACATCATCCTCACGTCGTCGCTCTTCTCCG ctcctctcttCCTGACGTGGAGCGTCGTGAACTCCGTTCACTGGTGGAGCGGCTCCACCCAGGCGCTGCCAGCCACCACCGTGCTGCTCTTGCTGGGAGCCTGGGTGCTGGTTGGCTTTCCGCTGACGGTCATCGGTGGAATTGTGGGAAAGAACCGAGCTGGCTGCTTCCAGGCTCCCTGCCGCACTCGTAACATTGCCCGCCAGATCCCCACGCAGCCCTGGTACAAGCACGCCGTGGTGCACATGGCCATTGGCGGCTTCCTGCCGTTCAG TGCCATCTCAGTGGAGTTGTACTACATCTTCGCCACCGTGTGGGGCAGGGAGTACTACACCCTCTACGGCATCCTGCTGTGCGTCTTCGCCATCCTCCTCTCAGTGGGCGCCTGCATCTCCGTGGCGCTCACCTACTTCCTGCTGTCTGGCGAGGACTACCGTTGGTGGTGGCGGAGCGTGCTCAGCACCGGCTCCACCGGCCTTTTCATCTTCGTCTACTCGGTTTTCTACTACCGGAACCGCTCCTCCATGAGCGGCCTGGTGCAGACCACGGAGTTCTTCGGCTACTCGCTGCTCACGGCGATGGTCTTCTCGCTGATGCTGGGAAGCGTGTCGTTCTGGGCCTCGCTGGCGTTTATTCGCTACATCTACCGCAGCCTCAAGATGGATTGA